Proteins co-encoded in one Chroicocephalus ridibundus chromosome 6, bChrRid1.1, whole genome shotgun sequence genomic window:
- the LOC134517686 gene encoding uncharacterized protein LOC134517686 isoform X1, translated as MFSWHRSFTLAAPWRRAGKKSPRAEDKVVLTHMKILSNEGIQNPGLIPEAPADTACTEESHLPGTSLPPDCQGNPNAAAALADPDYADAPASTDYVATLPDLSTFESKCRLHRFSKFESEDSGVELPSGANSPSTPTGSEKSFVLPSRDSFCDSGVLSTSSSPEIDHLIMRTCKERARNVSHQDPESEKQAEYYSQEADAVQGPTASLEDFSVPQEESHGEHFDQSERQSLEKEPTPETDVPRENTLPTPPPTEEPKTITDNFPENFGSMQDLQIHGHQLKKYPTSDSLDEYMDECCRLSEVNQGNSKVLGSGLGYLEHICQLIEKIGQLQEHNLRLQKQVCNLQKEQKMRQIKEEYLLQHCSCGAASIFLHSYQDVKTLFAGRSRPHSLLVQTGNPSDLSIIPEIGANTEKLSNGGERYPESGNSQPMVGLRKSSNNRNNKENEFREAGSMAEGQAFPSKDPAVRKGLDVSRNISGEGHAWGRMRDLMRKTRLRNQNKLGLSSAALKRSCPQLYRPDIMPSELRKTERNSMIVLGQNTKNENIWPF; from the exons ATGTTCAGCTGGCACCGGAGCTTCACCCTGGCAGCGCCCTGGAGGAGAG CAGGTAAGAAGAGCCCACGTGCTGAGGACAAAGTCGTGCTAACACATATGAAGATACTGAGCAATGAAGGAATTCAAAACCcagggttaatcccagaggctccAGCTGACACAGCCTGCACAGAAGAGTCCCATCTCCCCGGCACCAGCCTCCCACCGGACTGTCAGGGAAATCCCAATGCCGCAGCTGCACTGGCAGATCCGGACTATGCAGATGCCCCAGCAAGCACAGACTATGTAGCCACCCTGCCTGACCTCAGCACCTTTGAATCCAAGTGCCGACTTCACAGATTCTCCAAATTTGAATCCGAGGACTCAGGGGTTGAATTGCCAAGTGGGGCTAATTCTCCATCAACGCCGACAGGTTCAGAGAAGAGCTTTGTGCTTCCCAGCAGAGACTCATTTTGTGACTCGGGCGTGCTTAGCACCTCTTCTTCTCCAGAAATTGACCATCTGATAATGAGAACATGTAAAGAGCGTGCCAGAAATGTCAGCCACCAAGATCCAGAGAGTGAAAAGCAAGCTGAGTACTACAGTCAGGAGGCAGACGCTGTGCAGGGTCCTACAGCTTCCTTAGAAGACTTCAGCGTCCCTCAGGAAGAAAGTCATGGTGAACATTTTGACCAAAGCGAAAGGCAATCTCTGGAAAAGGAACCTACCCCAGAGACAGACGTTCCCAGGGAAAACActcttcccaccccacctcccacAGAAGAGCCAAAGACAATTACTGACAATTTCCCGGAGAATTTTGGCAGCATGCAAGACCTTCAGATCCATGGTCATCAGCTGAAGAAGTACCCCACAAGTGACAGTCTGGATGAATACATGGATGAATGCTGTAGACTGAGTGAG GTGAACCAAGGTAACAGCAAAGTCCTGGGATCTGGTCTGGGATACCTGGAACACATTTGCCAACTGATTGAGAAGATTGGGCAGCTGCAGGAGCACAACCTGCGTCTCCAAAAGCAAGTGTGCAACttgcagaaagagcagaagaTGAGGCAGATAAAGGAG GAGTACCTTCTGCAACATTGCTCCTGTGGAGCTGCCAGCATCTTCCTCCACTCGTACCAAGACGTGAAGACGTTGTTTGCTGGGAGAAGCAGACCTCACAGCCTCTTGGTTCAGACTGGAAACCCTTCTGATCTTTCCATCATCCCAGAAATAGGAGCAAACACTGAAAAGCTGAGCAATG GAGGTGAGAGATACCCAGAGTCAGGAAACAGCCAGCCGATGGTGGGGCTCAGGAAGTCGTCAAACAATAGGAACAACAAGGAGAATGAGTTCAGAGAAGCTGGTAGCATGGCTGAGGGACAGGCTTTTCCATCAAAGGACCCTGCAGTAAGAAAG GGTCTGGACGTCAGCAGGAACATCTCG GGTGAGGGCCATGCTTGGGGGAGAATGAGGGATCTTATGAGGAAGACACGGCTGAGAAACCAGAACAAGCTGGGGCTGtcctctgctgctctgaagagGTCCTGCCCACAGTTGTACAG
- the LOC134517686 gene encoding uncharacterized protein LOC134517686 isoform X2, with protein sequence MFSWHRSFTLAAPWRRGKKSPRAEDKVVLTHMKILSNEGIQNPGLIPEAPADTACTEESHLPGTSLPPDCQGNPNAAAALADPDYADAPASTDYVATLPDLSTFESKCRLHRFSKFESEDSGVELPSGANSPSTPTGSEKSFVLPSRDSFCDSGVLSTSSSPEIDHLIMRTCKERARNVSHQDPESEKQAEYYSQEADAVQGPTASLEDFSVPQEESHGEHFDQSERQSLEKEPTPETDVPRENTLPTPPPTEEPKTITDNFPENFGSMQDLQIHGHQLKKYPTSDSLDEYMDECCRLSEVNQGNSKVLGSGLGYLEHICQLIEKIGQLQEHNLRLQKQVCNLQKEQKMRQIKEEYLLQHCSCGAASIFLHSYQDVKTLFAGRSRPHSLLVQTGNPSDLSIIPEIGANTEKLSNGGERYPESGNSQPMVGLRKSSNNRNNKENEFREAGSMAEGQAFPSKDPAVRKGLDVSRNISGEGHAWGRMRDLMRKTRLRNQNKLGLSSAALKRSCPQLYRPDIMPSELRKTERNSMIVLGQNTKNENIWPF encoded by the exons ATGTTCAGCTGGCACCGGAGCTTCACCCTGGCAGCGCCCTGGAGGAGAG GTAAGAAGAGCCCACGTGCTGAGGACAAAGTCGTGCTAACACATATGAAGATACTGAGCAATGAAGGAATTCAAAACCcagggttaatcccagaggctccAGCTGACACAGCCTGCACAGAAGAGTCCCATCTCCCCGGCACCAGCCTCCCACCGGACTGTCAGGGAAATCCCAATGCCGCAGCTGCACTGGCAGATCCGGACTATGCAGATGCCCCAGCAAGCACAGACTATGTAGCCACCCTGCCTGACCTCAGCACCTTTGAATCCAAGTGCCGACTTCACAGATTCTCCAAATTTGAATCCGAGGACTCAGGGGTTGAATTGCCAAGTGGGGCTAATTCTCCATCAACGCCGACAGGTTCAGAGAAGAGCTTTGTGCTTCCCAGCAGAGACTCATTTTGTGACTCGGGCGTGCTTAGCACCTCTTCTTCTCCAGAAATTGACCATCTGATAATGAGAACATGTAAAGAGCGTGCCAGAAATGTCAGCCACCAAGATCCAGAGAGTGAAAAGCAAGCTGAGTACTACAGTCAGGAGGCAGACGCTGTGCAGGGTCCTACAGCTTCCTTAGAAGACTTCAGCGTCCCTCAGGAAGAAAGTCATGGTGAACATTTTGACCAAAGCGAAAGGCAATCTCTGGAAAAGGAACCTACCCCAGAGACAGACGTTCCCAGGGAAAACActcttcccaccccacctcccacAGAAGAGCCAAAGACAATTACTGACAATTTCCCGGAGAATTTTGGCAGCATGCAAGACCTTCAGATCCATGGTCATCAGCTGAAGAAGTACCCCACAAGTGACAGTCTGGATGAATACATGGATGAATGCTGTAGACTGAGTGAG GTGAACCAAGGTAACAGCAAAGTCCTGGGATCTGGTCTGGGATACCTGGAACACATTTGCCAACTGATTGAGAAGATTGGGCAGCTGCAGGAGCACAACCTGCGTCTCCAAAAGCAAGTGTGCAACttgcagaaagagcagaagaTGAGGCAGATAAAGGAG GAGTACCTTCTGCAACATTGCTCCTGTGGAGCTGCCAGCATCTTCCTCCACTCGTACCAAGACGTGAAGACGTTGTTTGCTGGGAGAAGCAGACCTCACAGCCTCTTGGTTCAGACTGGAAACCCTTCTGATCTTTCCATCATCCCAGAAATAGGAGCAAACACTGAAAAGCTGAGCAATG GAGGTGAGAGATACCCAGAGTCAGGAAACAGCCAGCCGATGGTGGGGCTCAGGAAGTCGTCAAACAATAGGAACAACAAGGAGAATGAGTTCAGAGAAGCTGGTAGCATGGCTGAGGGACAGGCTTTTCCATCAAAGGACCCTGCAGTAAGAAAG GGTCTGGACGTCAGCAGGAACATCTCG GGTGAGGGCCATGCTTGGGGGAGAATGAGGGATCTTATGAGGAAGACACGGCTGAGAAACCAGAACAAGCTGGGGCTGtcctctgctgctctgaagagGTCCTGCCCACAGTTGTACAG
- the LOC134517686 gene encoding uncharacterized protein LOC134517686 isoform X4, whose translation MLRSLLAGCLCPQAGKKSPRAEDKVVLTHMKILSNEGIQNPGLIPEAPADTACTEESHLPGTSLPPDCQGNPNAAAALADPDYADAPASTDYVATLPDLSTFESKCRLHRFSKFESEDSGVELPSGANSPSTPTGSEKSFVLPSRDSFCDSGVLSTSSSPEIDHLIMRTCKERARNVSHQDPESEKQAEYYSQEADAVQGPTASLEDFSVPQEESHGEHFDQSERQSLEKEPTPETDVPRENTLPTPPPTEEPKTITDNFPENFGSMQDLQIHGHQLKKYPTSDSLDEYMDECCRLSEVNQGNSKVLGSGLGYLEHICQLIEKIGQLQEHNLRLQKQVCNLQKEQKMRQIKEEYLLQHCSCGAASIFLHSYQDVKTLFAGRSRPHSLLVQTGNPSDLSIIPEIGANTEKLSNGGERYPESGNSQPMVGLRKSSNNRNNKENEFREAGSMAEGQAFPSKDPAVRKGLDVSRNISGEGHAWGRMRDLMRKTRLRNQNKLGLSSAALKRSCPQLYRPDIMPSELRKTERNSMIVLGQNTKNENIWPF comes from the exons aTGCTGCGCTCCCTGCTCGCcggctgcctctgcccccaggCAG GTAAGAAGAGCCCACGTGCTGAGGACAAAGTCGTGCTAACACATATGAAGATACTGAGCAATGAAGGAATTCAAAACCcagggttaatcccagaggctccAGCTGACACAGCCTGCACAGAAGAGTCCCATCTCCCCGGCACCAGCCTCCCACCGGACTGTCAGGGAAATCCCAATGCCGCAGCTGCACTGGCAGATCCGGACTATGCAGATGCCCCAGCAAGCACAGACTATGTAGCCACCCTGCCTGACCTCAGCACCTTTGAATCCAAGTGCCGACTTCACAGATTCTCCAAATTTGAATCCGAGGACTCAGGGGTTGAATTGCCAAGTGGGGCTAATTCTCCATCAACGCCGACAGGTTCAGAGAAGAGCTTTGTGCTTCCCAGCAGAGACTCATTTTGTGACTCGGGCGTGCTTAGCACCTCTTCTTCTCCAGAAATTGACCATCTGATAATGAGAACATGTAAAGAGCGTGCCAGAAATGTCAGCCACCAAGATCCAGAGAGTGAAAAGCAAGCTGAGTACTACAGTCAGGAGGCAGACGCTGTGCAGGGTCCTACAGCTTCCTTAGAAGACTTCAGCGTCCCTCAGGAAGAAAGTCATGGTGAACATTTTGACCAAAGCGAAAGGCAATCTCTGGAAAAGGAACCTACCCCAGAGACAGACGTTCCCAGGGAAAACActcttcccaccccacctcccacAGAAGAGCCAAAGACAATTACTGACAATTTCCCGGAGAATTTTGGCAGCATGCAAGACCTTCAGATCCATGGTCATCAGCTGAAGAAGTACCCCACAAGTGACAGTCTGGATGAATACATGGATGAATGCTGTAGACTGAGTGAG GTGAACCAAGGTAACAGCAAAGTCCTGGGATCTGGTCTGGGATACCTGGAACACATTTGCCAACTGATTGAGAAGATTGGGCAGCTGCAGGAGCACAACCTGCGTCTCCAAAAGCAAGTGTGCAACttgcagaaagagcagaagaTGAGGCAGATAAAGGAG GAGTACCTTCTGCAACATTGCTCCTGTGGAGCTGCCAGCATCTTCCTCCACTCGTACCAAGACGTGAAGACGTTGTTTGCTGGGAGAAGCAGACCTCACAGCCTCTTGGTTCAGACTGGAAACCCTTCTGATCTTTCCATCATCCCAGAAATAGGAGCAAACACTGAAAAGCTGAGCAATG GAGGTGAGAGATACCCAGAGTCAGGAAACAGCCAGCCGATGGTGGGGCTCAGGAAGTCGTCAAACAATAGGAACAACAAGGAGAATGAGTTCAGAGAAGCTGGTAGCATGGCTGAGGGACAGGCTTTTCCATCAAAGGACCCTGCAGTAAGAAAG GGTCTGGACGTCAGCAGGAACATCTCG GGTGAGGGCCATGCTTGGGGGAGAATGAGGGATCTTATGAGGAAGACACGGCTGAGAAACCAGAACAAGCTGGGGCTGtcctctgctgctctgaagagGTCCTGCCCACAGTTGTACAG
- the LOC134517686 gene encoding uncharacterized protein LOC134517686 isoform X3 — protein sequence MLRSLLAGCLCPQAAGKKSPRAEDKVVLTHMKILSNEGIQNPGLIPEAPADTACTEESHLPGTSLPPDCQGNPNAAAALADPDYADAPASTDYVATLPDLSTFESKCRLHRFSKFESEDSGVELPSGANSPSTPTGSEKSFVLPSRDSFCDSGVLSTSSSPEIDHLIMRTCKERARNVSHQDPESEKQAEYYSQEADAVQGPTASLEDFSVPQEESHGEHFDQSERQSLEKEPTPETDVPRENTLPTPPPTEEPKTITDNFPENFGSMQDLQIHGHQLKKYPTSDSLDEYMDECCRLSEVNQGNSKVLGSGLGYLEHICQLIEKIGQLQEHNLRLQKQVCNLQKEQKMRQIKEEYLLQHCSCGAASIFLHSYQDVKTLFAGRSRPHSLLVQTGNPSDLSIIPEIGANTEKLSNGGERYPESGNSQPMVGLRKSSNNRNNKENEFREAGSMAEGQAFPSKDPAVRKGLDVSRNISGEGHAWGRMRDLMRKTRLRNQNKLGLSSAALKRSCPQLYRPDIMPSELRKTERNSMIVLGQNTKNENIWPF from the exons aTGCTGCGCTCCCTGCTCGCcggctgcctctgcccccaggCAG CAGGTAAGAAGAGCCCACGTGCTGAGGACAAAGTCGTGCTAACACATATGAAGATACTGAGCAATGAAGGAATTCAAAACCcagggttaatcccagaggctccAGCTGACACAGCCTGCACAGAAGAGTCCCATCTCCCCGGCACCAGCCTCCCACCGGACTGTCAGGGAAATCCCAATGCCGCAGCTGCACTGGCAGATCCGGACTATGCAGATGCCCCAGCAAGCACAGACTATGTAGCCACCCTGCCTGACCTCAGCACCTTTGAATCCAAGTGCCGACTTCACAGATTCTCCAAATTTGAATCCGAGGACTCAGGGGTTGAATTGCCAAGTGGGGCTAATTCTCCATCAACGCCGACAGGTTCAGAGAAGAGCTTTGTGCTTCCCAGCAGAGACTCATTTTGTGACTCGGGCGTGCTTAGCACCTCTTCTTCTCCAGAAATTGACCATCTGATAATGAGAACATGTAAAGAGCGTGCCAGAAATGTCAGCCACCAAGATCCAGAGAGTGAAAAGCAAGCTGAGTACTACAGTCAGGAGGCAGACGCTGTGCAGGGTCCTACAGCTTCCTTAGAAGACTTCAGCGTCCCTCAGGAAGAAAGTCATGGTGAACATTTTGACCAAAGCGAAAGGCAATCTCTGGAAAAGGAACCTACCCCAGAGACAGACGTTCCCAGGGAAAACActcttcccaccccacctcccacAGAAGAGCCAAAGACAATTACTGACAATTTCCCGGAGAATTTTGGCAGCATGCAAGACCTTCAGATCCATGGTCATCAGCTGAAGAAGTACCCCACAAGTGACAGTCTGGATGAATACATGGATGAATGCTGTAGACTGAGTGAG GTGAACCAAGGTAACAGCAAAGTCCTGGGATCTGGTCTGGGATACCTGGAACACATTTGCCAACTGATTGAGAAGATTGGGCAGCTGCAGGAGCACAACCTGCGTCTCCAAAAGCAAGTGTGCAACttgcagaaagagcagaagaTGAGGCAGATAAAGGAG GAGTACCTTCTGCAACATTGCTCCTGTGGAGCTGCCAGCATCTTCCTCCACTCGTACCAAGACGTGAAGACGTTGTTTGCTGGGAGAAGCAGACCTCACAGCCTCTTGGTTCAGACTGGAAACCCTTCTGATCTTTCCATCATCCCAGAAATAGGAGCAAACACTGAAAAGCTGAGCAATG GAGGTGAGAGATACCCAGAGTCAGGAAACAGCCAGCCGATGGTGGGGCTCAGGAAGTCGTCAAACAATAGGAACAACAAGGAGAATGAGTTCAGAGAAGCTGGTAGCATGGCTGAGGGACAGGCTTTTCCATCAAAGGACCCTGCAGTAAGAAAG GGTCTGGACGTCAGCAGGAACATCTCG GGTGAGGGCCATGCTTGGGGGAGAATGAGGGATCTTATGAGGAAGACACGGCTGAGAAACCAGAACAAGCTGGGGCTGtcctctgctgctctgaagagGTCCTGCCCACAGTTGTACAG